In one Oryza glaberrima chromosome 2, OglaRS2, whole genome shotgun sequence genomic region, the following are encoded:
- the LOC127764257 gene encoding thioredoxin-like 4, chloroplastic: protein MITASLLPLPATSSSSGRRSLPPPTTTFPRPPPPLRRHRHLSSSSSSASSTESDGGGGSTNGSLPGLPPVVVEEEEEEFCPVECVTEFKTEEELARVLERAKATGALVVVDFFRPSCGSCKYIEQGFMKLCKGSGDHGSPVVFLKHNVIDEYDEQSEVADRLRIKVVPLFHFYKNGVLLEAFATRDKERIIAAIQKYTAPSSPPAESEEPSQEG, encoded by the exons ATGAtcaccgcctccctcctccccctccccgcgacatcctcttcctccggccgccgctccctcccgccgccgaccaccacctTCCCgagacctcctcctcccctccgccgccaccgccacctctcctcctcctcctcctccgcgtcgtccacggagagcgacggcggcggcgggagtacGAACGGGTCGCTGCCGGGGCTCCCCCCCGtggtcgtcgaggaggaggaggaggagttctgCCCGGTGGAGTGCGTGACGGAGTTcaagacggaggaggagctggCCCGCGTCCTGGAGCGCGCCAAGGCGACGGgggcgctggtggtggtggacttCTTCCGCCCGTCCTGCGGCAGCTGCAAGTACATCGAGCAAGGCTTCATGAAGCTCTGCAAGGGCTCCGGCGACCACGGCTCCCCCGTCGTCTTCCTCAAGCACAAC GTCATCGACGAGTACGACGAGCAGTCAGAGGTGGCAGACCGGCTTCGCATCAAG GTGGTGCCGCTGTTCCATTTCTACAAGAACGGGGTGCTGCTGGAGGCGTTCGCGACGCGGGACAAGGAGAGGATCATCGCCGCCATCCAGAAGTACACCgctccatcgtcgccgcctgCTGA
- the LOC127763418 gene encoding probable protein phosphatase 2C 15 has protein sequence MSTRSKSVPVPAGGGAATVPLAVLLRREVVSEKTAAERPELQVGLFSQAKKGEDYTFLKPDCERLPGVPSSSFSAFGLFDGHNGNGAAIYTKENLLSNILTAIPADLNREDWLAALPRAMVAAFVKTDKDFQTKARSSGTTVTFVIIDGLFITVASVGDSRCVLEAEGSIYHLSADHRFDASKEEVDRVTESGGDVGRLNVVGGAEIGPLRCWPGGLCLSRSIGDQDVGQFIVPVPYVKQVKLSTAGGRLIISSDGVWDVLTAEVAFNCSRTLPPEAAAEQIVKEAVQQKGLRDDTTCIVVDILPDKANLTMPYTKKQPGMGVFKNMFRKKTPSDSSSHTDREYMDPDIVEEIFEDGCAFLSKRLDSEYPVRNMFKLFICAICQVELKPSQGISVHEDSSQPGNLRRWDGPFLCQGCQEKKEAMEGKRRSRDSSSRNSGSSE, from the exons ATGTCGACGCGGTCCAAGTCGGTGCCGGTGCCCgcggggggcggcgcggcgacggtgcCGCTCGCCGTGCTGCTGCGGCGGGAGGTGGTCAGCGAGAAGACCGCGGCGGAGCGCCCCGAGCTGCAGGTCGGGCTCTTCAGCCAGGCCAAGAAGGGGGAGGACTACACCTTCCTCAAGCCCGACTGCGAGCGCCTCCCCGgcgtcccctcctcctccttctccgccttCGGC CTGTTTGATGGGCACAATGGGAATGGAGCCGCGATTTACACCAAGGAGAATCTCTTGAGCAACATCTTGACCGCAATCCCTGCTGATCTCAACAGGGAGGATTGGCTTGCCGCGCTTCCGAGAGCAATGGTTGCAGCATTTGTCAAAACTGATAAAGATTTCCAAACGAAAG CCCGCTCATCAGGGACAACGGTAACATTTGTCATAATAGATGGATTGTTTATTACTGTTGCATCTGTTGGTGATTCGCGTTGTGTACTAGAAGCTGAAGGTTCTATTTATCATTTATCTGCTGATCATCGATTTGATGCCAGTAAAGAgga GGTTGACCGTGTAACAGAATCTGGGGGTGATGTTGGTAGACTTAATGTCGTTGGTGGTGCTGAG ATTGGCCCTCTTAGATGCTGGCCTGGTGGTTTGTGTCTATCAAGGTCAATTGGAGACCAGGATGTGGGTCAATTCATTGTTCCGGTTCCTTATGTCAAGCAAGTAAAG CTATCAACGGCTGGAGGCCGGCTTATTATTTCAAGTGATGGTGTTTGGGATGTCTTGACTGCAGAAGTTGCATTTAACTGTTCACGAACACTTCCTCCAGAGGCTGCTGCGGAACAAATTGTCAAA GAAGCAGTGCAACAAAAGGGACTTAGGGATGACACTACTTGTATTGTTGTTGACATACTACCAGACAAAGCAAATCTTACCATGCCATATACAAAAAAGCAACCAGGAATGGGTGTTTTCAAAAACATGTTTCGCAAGAAAACACCATCTGATTCATCATCCCATACAGATAGAGAATATATGGACCCAGACATTGTGGAGGAAATATTTGAGGACGGATGCGCATTTCTTTCCAAACG GTTGGATTCCGAATACCCAGTTCGAAATATGTTCAAGCTCTTCATATGTGCCATTTGCCAAGTGGAGTTAAAACCAAGTCAAGGGATATCCGTACATGAAGATTCATCACAACCTGGGAACTTGCGTCGCTGGGATGGTCCATTCCTTTGCCAAGGCTgtcaagaaaagaaagaagccATGGAGGGGAAGCGTCGTTCACGAG ATTCTTCGTCTAGAAACAGTGGGTCAAGTGAATAG